Proteins from a genomic interval of Sphingobacterium sp. SYP-B4668:
- a CDS encoding DUF2795 domain-containing protein → MYWTLELASHLEDAPWPATKDELIDYAIRSGAPVEVIENLQALEDDGEPYENIEEIWPDYPTKDDFFFNEDEY, encoded by the coding sequence ATGTATTGGACATTAGAATTAGCTTCGCACCTTGAAGACGCCCCATGGCCAGCAACTAAAGATGAATTAATAGACTATGCTATTCGTTCAGGAGCCCCCGTAGAAGTTATAGAGAATCTCCAAGCCTTAGAGGACGACGGCGAGCCTTATGAGAATATTGAAGAGATCTGGCCGGATTATCCGACAAAAGATGATTTCTTTTTTAACGAAGATGAATACTAA